The Chitinophaga caeni genome segment CCCGGGAACATCCCGATTGTAAAGCCGGCATTGCAGCATTTTTAAATAAAGAAAAACCAAGCTGGTAAAGGCTTATAGCATTTGGCACGCATTTTTCACCATTATCCTATGAAACTAAAGCAATATGAAAAAAATTACCTTCATAGTTTGTGCATTAGTCTGCGGTATACAGTTCGTTTACGCGCAAAGGCTCGTATCTGATCTGAAGATCTATTACAAGATGGAATTACCGGCAGAACAGGCGCAAATGGATGCCATGTTAAATAACAGCCATCTCGTGCAATACGTCCGCGGAAACATGAGCCGGATCGATATGAATTTTAACGTGGTGAATTATATCTATATCAGCAATGCCCGTACTAAGACCATGTTGATCATGATAGATAACCACGGTGATAAATATATGATACGGACGAATAAAAAGGAGTTTGAAAAGGAATTGGAAGAGTACCGTAAAATCCAGTTTGTGGATCAGCCGGAAGAGAAGGAAATAGCCGGTTATAAATGCCGCAAGGCCATTGGTATCATGTCGGACGGAAGCAAGTTCGAGGTATTTTACACGGTCGACATAGCCCCGGAAAACAAGCTTTATAACAGGCGTTTCGTGAACCTGAAAGGTTTTCCCTTGGAGTTTGAAATTCCCGCGAAAAATAATGCCAAGATCAAGGTATTGGCCACCTCTTTAGAGATTGGTCCCGTGCCGGCATCAATTTTTGATACACCGTCGGGTTACAAGGAGATCTCGCAAGAAGAGTTAAAGAAATTAAGGGGGTAAATGGTGGAGCCGGGGAATAAATAAAATCAAATTTATGATTACATAAAAAATGGGTTGATTCTGTTTGAATCAACCCATTGAATTTTTTACGAATATCTTTATTTCCTTTTCAGCGAAAGCGGCAAAACAACTTGAACTTTGTGATATCTCTGCATATCTAACTGGTTGTGTAATTGAACCTTGTTAGGTAATACGAAGATAGCATTCGTGCTTTTTGACGCTGCCGGAGCGGAAGACGTATTTAAGAAATGTACACTCGGTTTGTAAGAGGATAACTTAAACTCGGAATTCAGCATCCCGCTGTAAGTAAAGCCGGCATCCATGCTCAGCTTGGTTTTAGGGGCATAAAGACGTTCGTCCGCTTTTTTCGCGATCTTGTCTTTGTCGTTGTCGCTAGGCAAATCATTGTCGTTTGCCCGAGCTTGAAAAGCAGTAAACAGCAAGCCTCCCATCAACAGGAAAGACAAGGATAAAGATTTGGTTTTATGTAATATGCTTTTCATTATGGCACAAATATACGAAAAATTTACTATCATAACAGATTCTTAACGCTAAATAACATTTTTTCTTAAAAAAAAGTTAAAAGTGGTATTCCCGGTGGAAAAACGGTGGAAAATGCAGGTTTGTTGGTAGTCGTATTTAACCTATATTTACAATTAATGAATCACGATTTCCCATCATTTAACGAGCATAACGAGGATTTTGAAGATTTGAGGGACTTGCTTCAACAATTTGAAAATCTAAGGGAGGGGCGTTCTCATTCCTTCCTGGACGAGGATTCTTTCGAACTTATCATCGATTATTACGACGAGCACGACGAATTAAATAATGCCATGCAGGCAGCGGAATTGGCCATCGAGCAGTTCCCATTCTCTTCTCAATTACTCTTGAAAAAATCTAGCCTTCTTTTAGACGCCAAGAAATACAAGGAAGCATTGGCCTTACTCGATAAGGCAGCAGTTTTAGATAGTAACGACATTAACTTATATATTCTTAAAACTGATGCGTACCTGGCTTTAAATCAACACAAAAAAGCTGCCCAACTTTTAGAAGCGCACCTGGATCAATTCTCCGGTGAAGATCGGACCGACCTGCTGTTGGAACTGGCAGATGTGTACGACGATTGGGAAGAATTTGAAAAGGTATTCGATTGCCTGAAAATGGTTTTAGAGCATGATCCTAATAATGAAGAAGCGCTACATAAAATCGGCTTCTGGACCGAGTTTACCGGTAGGAACGAGGAAAGTATCCGCCTTCATAACCAGATCATCGATGATTACCCTTACAACCATCTCGCCTGGTTTAACCTGGGCACGGCTTACCAAGGACTTAAACTTTACGAAAAAGCAATAGATGCTTATCAATACGCGATCGTAATCGATGAAAAATTTGATTATGCCTACCGTAACATCGGCGATGCCTATATCCGCCTGCGTAAGTACAACGAGGCCATAGAAGTATTGCAAAAGCACCTGGAAATTGCGAAGCCCGAAGATGTGATCTACGAAGCTATCGGTTATTGCTTTGAAAAAATGCGCCGGTACACCCAGGCCCGCTACTATTACAGGAAAGCGGTGCATTTGAATCCAACCGATGATAAGCTGTACTACAAGATTGCAGTCGCTTACATGTTGGAGCAGAACTGGGAAAATGCAGTTAAATCTCTACAAAGCGCGATGAAATTAAATAAGCAGAGCGCGGAATACAATATGTCGATGGGAGGCTGCTTGCTGGAATTGCAAAGAAATAAAGAGGCCCTGGGCTTCCTCGTGAATGCAATAAGGATTCGC includes the following:
- a CDS encoding DUF4412 domain-containing protein codes for the protein MKKITFIVCALVCGIQFVYAQRLVSDLKIYYKMELPAEQAQMDAMLNNSHLVQYVRGNMSRIDMNFNVVNYIYISNARTKTMLIMIDNHGDKYMIRTNKKEFEKELEEYRKIQFVDQPEEKEIAGYKCRKAIGIMSDGSKFEVFYTVDIAPENKLYNRRFVNLKGFPLEFEIPAKNNAKIKVLATSLEIGPVPASIFDTPSGYKEISQEELKKLRG
- a CDS encoding tetratricopeptide repeat protein, with the translated sequence MNHDFPSFNEHNEDFEDLRDLLQQFENLREGRSHSFLDEDSFELIIDYYDEHDELNNAMQAAELAIEQFPFSSQLLLKKSSLLLDAKKYKEALALLDKAAVLDSNDINLYILKTDAYLALNQHKKAAQLLEAHLDQFSGEDRTDLLLELADVYDDWEEFEKVFDCLKMVLEHDPNNEEALHKIGFWTEFTGRNEESIRLHNQIIDDYPYNHLAWFNLGTAYQGLKLYEKAIDAYQYAIVIDEKFDYAYRNIGDAYIRLRKYNEAIEVLQKHLEIAKPEDVIYEAIGYCFEKMRRYTQARYYYRKAVHLNPTDDKLYYKIAVAYMLEQNWENAVKSLQSAMKLNKQSAEYNMSMGGCLLELQRNKEALGFLVNAIRIRPGSINARLSLIRGLYVSDYFDDALEQLELAEGKIGKKPVFVYYRAAIYIATGRTKEGLLHLETALQMAPKVLKKLLELDPAILQHTGVVELVAQYKKKR